Proteins from one Streptomyces genisteinicus genomic window:
- a CDS encoding 5'-3' exonuclease, producing MLLDTASLYFRAYFGVPDSVRAPDGTPVNAVRGLMDFIARLVQDHRPDDLVACWDNDWRPQWRVDLIPSYKAHRVAEAQATGPDVEETPDTLGPQVPVIQEVLAAVGIARVGADGYEADDVIGTLTARADGPVDIVTGDRDLFQLVDDARARRVLYPLKGVGTLQVTDGAWLRERYGVDGPGYVDLALLRGDPSDGLPGVPGIGEKTAAKLLDAYGDLDGIMAAVDDRTSKLTPSQRKRLDEARAYVAVAPRVVRVAPDVPLPDFDPALPRTPRDPAALEELAERWGLGGAVVRLLAALE from the coding sequence ATGCTCCTCGACACCGCCTCCCTGTACTTCCGCGCCTACTTCGGCGTCCCCGACTCGGTCCGCGCCCCGGACGGCACCCCGGTGAACGCGGTGCGCGGGCTGATGGACTTCATCGCCCGCCTGGTGCAGGACCACCGGCCCGACGACCTGGTCGCCTGCTGGGACAACGACTGGCGGCCGCAGTGGCGGGTGGACCTGATCCCGTCCTACAAGGCGCACCGGGTCGCCGAGGCGCAGGCCACGGGCCCGGACGTCGAGGAGACGCCCGACACGCTCGGCCCCCAGGTGCCGGTCATCCAGGAGGTCCTCGCGGCGGTGGGCATCGCCCGTGTCGGTGCCGACGGCTACGAGGCCGACGACGTGATCGGCACGCTGACGGCGCGGGCCGACGGCCCGGTCGACATCGTCACCGGGGACCGCGACCTCTTCCAGCTGGTGGACGACGCCCGCGCCCGCCGGGTGCTCTATCCGCTGAAGGGGGTCGGCACGCTCCAGGTGACGGACGGGGCGTGGCTGCGCGAGCGGTACGGGGTGGACGGACCGGGCTACGTCGACCTCGCGCTGCTGCGCGGCGACCCGAGCGACGGCCTGCCGGGGGTGCCGGGGATCGGCGAGAAGACGGCGGCCAAGCTGCTCGACGCGTACGGCGACCTCGACGGGATCATGGCGGCGGTGGACGACCGCACGTCGAAGCTCACGCCCTCGCAGCGCAAGCGGCTCGACGAGGCGCGCGCGTACGTCGCCGTCGCGCCGCGTGTGGTCAGGGTCGCCCCGGACGTGCCGCTGCCGGACTTCGACCCCGCCCTGCCGCGCACACCGCGCGATCCGGCCGCGCTGGAGGAGCTGGCGGAGCGCTGGGGCCTCGGCGGCGCGGTCGTCCGGCTGCTCGCCGCCCTCGAGTGA
- a CDS encoding siderophore-interacting protein, with the protein MTERPARKSPKAHHATVVRTERLTPHMVRVVFALDPETAVDIGEFTDHYVKLLFAPDGVSYPEPFDIDRIREELPREQWPANRTYTVRSWDAAHREMAIDFVVHGDEGLAGPWAARARAGETMHFLGPGGGYAPEPAADWHLLAGDESALPAIAASLERMPAGARVHAFVEVAGPEEEQKIVTPDGVEVTWLHRGDRAPGEALVAAVKELEFPAGEVSAFVHGEAGSVKELRRLLRLDHGIPKERLSISGYWRLGKTDEDWRAIKREWNEQVEREQETSG; encoded by the coding sequence GTGACAGAGCGTCCGGCCCGCAAGTCACCCAAGGCCCACCACGCGACCGTGGTGCGCACCGAGCGGCTGACCCCGCACATGGTGCGCGTGGTGTTCGCGCTGGATCCGGAGACCGCCGTCGACATCGGCGAGTTCACCGACCACTACGTGAAACTCCTCTTCGCACCGGACGGGGTGAGCTACCCGGAACCGTTCGACATCGACCGGATCCGCGAGGAGCTCCCGCGCGAGCAGTGGCCCGCGAACCGGACGTACACCGTGCGCTCCTGGGACGCGGCGCACCGGGAGATGGCGATCGACTTCGTCGTCCACGGCGACGAGGGCCTGGCGGGCCCCTGGGCGGCGCGGGCACGGGCCGGCGAGACGATGCACTTCCTCGGCCCCGGCGGCGGCTACGCCCCCGAGCCCGCCGCGGACTGGCATCTGCTGGCCGGCGACGAGAGCGCGCTGCCGGCGATCGCCGCCTCGCTGGAACGCATGCCGGCGGGCGCCCGGGTGCACGCCTTCGTCGAGGTGGCGGGCCCCGAGGAGGAGCAGAAGATCGTCACGCCCGACGGCGTGGAGGTCACCTGGCTGCACCGCGGCGACCGCGCACCGGGCGAGGCCCTGGTGGCCGCGGTCAAGGAGCTGGAGTTCCCGGCCGGCGAGGTGTCGGCGTTCGTCCACGGCGAGGCCGGCAGCGTCAAGGAGCTGCGCCGCCTGCTCCGCCTGGACCACGGGATCCCGAAGGAGCGGCTGTCGATCTCCGGCTACTGGCGCCTGGGCAAGACGGACGAGGACTGGCGCGCGATCAAGCGGGAGTGGAACGAGCAGGTGGAGCGGGAGCAGGAGACGTCCGGCTGA
- a CDS encoding MerR family transcriptional regulator, translating to MRIGELSRRTGVPVPTVKYYVREGLLPAGELTSPNQARYGELHERRLRLIRALIDVGGLSVAAVRDVVAAVDDGSRSVHKVLGEATDPLVPRHPEGPDDEALAGARERVAALVAEQGWRVDAEHPSAVALAETLAALERAGHGAFAEVLGEYAAAADRVAEADFDHVGRRVELEDLVESVVVGTVLGDALLAALRRMAQVHRSSRLYDDTRD from the coding sequence GTGCGCATCGGTGAGTTGAGCCGCCGGACCGGAGTTCCGGTCCCGACGGTCAAGTACTACGTCCGGGAGGGCCTGCTGCCCGCCGGAGAGCTCACGAGCCCGAACCAGGCCCGCTACGGCGAGCTCCACGAACGCCGGCTGCGCCTGATCCGCGCACTGATCGACGTGGGGGGCCTGTCGGTCGCGGCCGTCCGCGACGTGGTCGCCGCCGTCGACGACGGGTCGAGATCCGTGCACAAGGTGCTCGGAGAGGCCACCGACCCGCTCGTCCCGCGCCACCCCGAGGGGCCGGACGACGAGGCTCTGGCGGGGGCCCGGGAACGGGTCGCCGCCCTGGTCGCGGAGCAGGGCTGGCGGGTCGACGCGGAGCACCCCTCGGCCGTGGCCCTCGCGGAGACCCTCGCGGCCCTCGAACGGGCAGGGCACGGCGCGTTCGCCGAGGTGCTCGGCGAGTACGCGGCGGCGGCGGACCGGGTCGCGGAGGCCGACTTCGACCATGTCGGCAGGCGGGTGGAGCTGGAGGACCTGGTGGAGAGCGTCGTGGTGGGAACCGTGCTGGGCGACGCGCTCCTCGCGGCCCTGCGCCGCATGGCCCAGGTCCACCGCTCGTCGCGGCTCTACGACGACACCCGTGACTGA
- a CDS encoding ABA4-like family protein, translating into MTGFLFSLAFWLAAPVWLLMILAPRHRLTVRVAASPLTVVPVLAVYTALAAPVLPELWTAVSDPDIDTFRDLTALADGAGAVWAQVIAWDLLIGQWMYREAMRLEIHPLVTGPLLVFTILFSPFGLLLFLGLRALRNRRTRRSGEAPAEAPTAAPQASATGEGART; encoded by the coding sequence ATGACCGGCTTCCTGTTCTCGCTCGCCTTCTGGCTCGCGGCCCCGGTCTGGCTGCTGATGATCCTCGCTCCCCGGCACCGGCTCACCGTCCGCGTGGCCGCCTCGCCGCTGACCGTCGTTCCCGTGCTCGCGGTCTACACCGCTCTCGCCGCGCCGGTCCTCCCCGAACTGTGGACCGCCGTCAGCGACCCGGACATCGACACCTTCCGCGACCTGACCGCGCTGGCCGACGGCGCCGGCGCGGTGTGGGCGCAGGTGATCGCCTGGGACCTGCTGATCGGCCAGTGGATGTACCGCGAGGCGATGCGGCTGGAGATCCACCCGCTGGTGACCGGCCCGCTGCTGGTGTTCACGATCCTGTTCTCGCCGTTCGGCCTGCTGCTCTTCCTCGGCCTGCGCGCCCTGCGGAACCGGCGGACCCGGCGGTCCGGCGAGGCGCCGGCCGAGGCGCCGACGGCCGCTCCGCAGGCATCCGCGACCGGGGAAGGAGCGCGCACATGA
- a CDS encoding sigma-70 family RNA polymerase sigma factor produces the protein MKEAVRIGGPAAAGPDLEQLLVLVARGDQDAFSTVYDSVSGSVLGLVRTVLRDPAQSEEVAQEVLIEVWRSAARYQPARGSAMTWIMTLAHRRAVDRVRSAQAATDRERRAALLERTPAYDEVTEQVEARLEHEQVRRCLRGLTELQRQSVTLAYYRGLAYREVAELLSVPLGTVKTRLRDGLIRLRDCLGVSA, from the coding sequence GTGAAAGAAGCCGTCCGCATCGGCGGACCCGCAGCCGCGGGGCCCGATCTCGAGCAGTTGCTCGTCCTGGTCGCCCGAGGCGACCAGGACGCCTTCTCCACCGTCTACGACTCCGTGAGCGGATCCGTCCTCGGCCTGGTCCGCACCGTGCTGCGCGACCCCGCCCAGTCGGAGGAGGTGGCCCAGGAGGTGCTGATCGAGGTCTGGCGGTCGGCCGCCCGCTACCAGCCGGCCCGGGGCTCGGCCATGACCTGGATCATGACCCTGGCGCACCGCCGGGCAGTCGACCGGGTGCGGTCCGCCCAGGCGGCGACCGACCGTGAGCGCCGCGCCGCACTGCTCGAGAGGACCCCGGCCTACGACGAGGTCACCGAGCAGGTGGAGGCCCGCCTCGAACACGAACAGGTGCGGCGCTGCCTGCGCGGGCTGACCGAACTCCAGCGGCAGTCGGTCACCCTCGCCTACTACCGCGGGCTCGCCTACCGCGAAGTCGCCGAGCTGCTCTCCGTACCGCTCGGCACGGTCAAGACACGACTGCGCGACGGACTGATCCGCCTGCGCGACTGCCTGGGGGTGAGTGCGTGA
- a CDS encoding anti-sigma factor, with translation MSTDELHLLTGAYVLHALAADEHDRFERHLPSCPPCAQEVRELAATAGRLGSAVSVAPPAGMKREVMARVSTERQDPPLVARRAQRAGNRGRLAASRFALAACVAAAAAFGGVAVWQHQEAEDARAAAQAAERTADDLSAVLSAPDAKVSTGKLPDGAGATVVVSRERDRAVFVASGMPEPPAGKVYQLWFSEGDAMRPAGLMGSSQTSGTILMEGPVDGASGMGITLEPAGGSAQPTSAPLAVMAFPA, from the coding sequence GTGAGCACCGACGAACTGCACCTGCTGACCGGTGCGTACGTGCTGCACGCGCTCGCGGCGGACGAGCACGACCGCTTCGAGCGCCACCTGCCCTCCTGCCCGCCCTGCGCGCAGGAGGTGCGTGAACTGGCCGCGACGGCCGGCCGGCTGGGGTCGGCGGTGTCCGTCGCCCCACCCGCCGGGATGAAGCGGGAGGTGATGGCCCGCGTCTCCACCGAGCGCCAGGACCCTCCGCTCGTCGCCCGGCGGGCACAGCGCGCGGGGAACCGCGGACGCCTCGCCGCCTCACGGTTCGCGCTGGCGGCCTGCGTGGCCGCGGCCGCGGCGTTCGGCGGCGTCGCCGTCTGGCAGCACCAGGAGGCCGAGGACGCCCGCGCCGCGGCACAGGCCGCCGAGCGCACGGCGGACGATCTCTCGGCCGTGCTCTCCGCCCCCGACGCGAAGGTCTCCACCGGGAAGCTGCCGGACGGCGCCGGCGCCACGGTGGTGGTCTCCCGTGAGCGCGACCGCGCCGTGTTCGTGGCCTCGGGGATGCCCGAGCCTCCCGCGGGCAAGGTGTACCAGCTCTGGTTCTCCGAGGGCGACGCGATGCGCCCGGCGGGCCTGATGGGCTCCTCGCAGACCTCGGGCACGATCCTCATGGAGGGCCCGGTGGACGGTGCCTCGGGAATGGGCATCACCCTCGAACCGGCGGGCGGCTCGGCACAGCCGACCTCGGCGCCGCTCGCGGTGATGGCCTTCCCGGCCTGA
- a CDS encoding DUF1295 domain-containing protein, whose amino-acid sequence MNGFPWDRFAQGLGLSAAAALAVMLVTFAVALRLGVHRIVDVAWGAGFAAVAVTSCAASAGEGDGTRRLLVTALTCAWGLRLAVHIGRRGRGHGEDPRYERMLSRAPGSRALYALRMVYLLQGALVWLVSLPVQAAQYVPDPAGPLVWAGCAVWTVGFLFEAVGDHQLARFKADPANKGRIMDRGLWAWTRHPNYFGDFLVWWGLFLFVCDEPAVAAVCAVSPVVMSFLLTRGSGQRLLEQHMADRPGFAEYAARTSGFFPRPPRPPGARGSASGG is encoded by the coding sequence GTGAACGGTTTCCCGTGGGATCGGTTCGCACAGGGGCTGGGCCTCTCCGCGGCCGCCGCGCTCGCCGTCATGCTCGTCACCTTCGCCGTCGCGCTGCGGCTGGGGGTCCACCGGATCGTGGACGTGGCGTGGGGCGCCGGCTTCGCCGCCGTGGCCGTGACGTCCTGTGCAGCGTCGGCGGGTGAGGGCGACGGGACCCGGCGGCTGCTGGTGACGGCCCTGACGTGCGCGTGGGGGCTGCGGCTCGCCGTGCACATCGGCCGGCGCGGACGCGGGCACGGCGAGGACCCGCGCTACGAGCGGATGCTCTCCCGCGCTCCGGGCAGCCGCGCGCTCTACGCCCTGCGCATGGTCTACCTCCTCCAGGGCGCACTCGTCTGGCTCGTCTCCCTGCCGGTGCAGGCGGCGCAGTACGTCCCGGACCCGGCGGGGCCCCTGGTCTGGGCCGGATGCGCGGTGTGGACGGTCGGCTTCCTCTTCGAGGCGGTCGGCGACCACCAGCTCGCCCGCTTCAAGGCGGACCCGGCGAACAAGGGGCGCATCATGGACCGCGGCCTGTGGGCGTGGACCCGGCACCCCAACTACTTCGGCGACTTCCTGGTCTGGTGGGGGCTGTTCCTGTTCGTCTGCGACGAGCCGGCCGTCGCCGCGGTGTGCGCGGTGAGCCCGGTGGTCATGAGCTTCCTGCTGACCCGGGGGAGCGGGCAGCGGCTGCTGGAGCAGCACATGGCCGACCGCCCCGGCTTCGCCGAGTACGCGGCGCGCACCAGCGGCTTCTTTCCGCGCCCGCCGCGCCCGCCGGGCGCGCGGGGTTCGGCTTCGGGAGGCTGA
- a CDS encoding SAM-dependent methyltransferase: MTNPTAPDTRSRATGRGTAAGKLLPLVEEVLGGPFPLGLRAWDGSTAGPQDGPVVVLRSRRALRRLLWQPGELGLAQAYVTGELDVEGDLSGALRTMWTAIRTRSLAPPRLTLADRARAAGTALRLGALGPRPPAPAAEARLTGDLHSKARDRAAISHHYDLSNDFYAALLDPSMAYSCAYWTRDDPGYGLADAQRDKLELICRKLGLREGARLLDIGCGWGSLTLHAAEHHGARVTAVTLAAVQARYVREQVRERGLADRVDVLLRDYRDIDGGGYDAVSTVEMGEHVGDAEYPAFAGVLHRMVRPGGRVMVQQMSRGADAPGGGAFIESYIAPDMHMRPLGATVSLLEGAGLEVRSVESLREHYARTVAAWHRTLEERWDEFTALAGRETARVWRLYLVGGGLAFEERRMGVDQILAVRPDEHGGSGMPAEPGEWYAL; the protein is encoded by the coding sequence GTGACGAACCCGACGGCACCGGACACCCGCAGCCGCGCCACCGGCCGGGGCACCGCGGCGGGGAAGCTGCTGCCACTGGTCGAGGAGGTGCTCGGCGGCCCCTTCCCGCTCGGGCTGCGCGCCTGGGACGGCTCCACCGCCGGCCCGCAGGACGGCCCCGTCGTCGTGCTGAGGTCCCGCAGGGCACTGCGCCGGCTGCTGTGGCAGCCCGGCGAACTCGGCCTGGCCCAGGCGTACGTCACCGGTGAACTCGATGTCGAGGGCGACCTGTCCGGTGCCCTGCGCACGATGTGGACGGCGATCCGCACCCGCTCGCTCGCGCCGCCCCGGCTCACTCTCGCCGACCGGGCCAGGGCCGCGGGGACGGCACTGCGCCTCGGCGCGCTCGGTCCCCGCCCGCCCGCGCCGGCCGCCGAGGCCCGGCTCACCGGCGACCTGCACAGCAAGGCCCGCGACCGTGCCGCCATCAGCCACCACTACGACCTGTCGAACGACTTCTACGCGGCCCTGCTGGACCCGTCCATGGCGTACTCCTGCGCGTACTGGACCCGTGACGATCCGGGCTACGGCCTCGCCGACGCCCAGCGGGACAAGCTGGAGCTGATCTGCCGCAAGCTCGGCCTGCGCGAGGGGGCCCGGCTGCTGGACATCGGCTGCGGATGGGGGTCGCTCACGCTCCACGCCGCCGAGCACCACGGGGCCCGGGTCACCGCGGTCACGCTCGCGGCCGTCCAGGCCCGGTACGTCCGGGAGCAGGTGCGCGAGCGCGGGCTGGCGGACCGGGTCGACGTCCTGCTCCGCGACTACCGCGACATCGACGGCGGCGGCTACGACGCGGTGTCCACGGTCGAGATGGGCGAACACGTCGGCGACGCCGAGTACCCCGCGTTCGCCGGCGTCCTGCACCGCATGGTCCGCCCCGGCGGACGCGTGATGGTGCAGCAGATGTCCCGGGGCGCCGACGCGCCCGGCGGCGGCGCGTTCATCGAGTCGTACATCGCGCCCGACATGCACATGCGCCCGCTCGGCGCCACCGTCTCGCTGCTGGAGGGAGCCGGCCTCGAGGTGCGTTCCGTCGAGTCGCTGCGCGAGCACTACGCCCGCACGGTCGCCGCCTGGCACCGCACCCTGGAGGAGCGCTGGGACGAGTTCACCGCCCTCGCGGGCCGGGAGACGGCCCGCGTGTGGCGGCTCTATCTCGTGGGCGGGGGGCTGGCGTTCGAGGAGCGGCGGATGGGCGTCGACCAGATCCTGGCCGTCCGGCCCGACGAGCACGGAGGGTCCGGGATGCCTGCCGAGCCGGGGGAGTGGTACGCGCTGTGA
- a CDS encoding SAM-dependent methyltransferase: MSVPVIPVHRPSPPVDARRWPDVARPPQVSRVRAAVAERIVRRAIRPLPLRVRLAGESEPAGRGGPLMEVRDPRAFFSRIAAGGTIGFGESYMAGEWDAPDLVGVLTAFAEHAATLVPRPLQRLRRVWAPAQPVGHRNTADATRANISHHYDLSNDLFTLFLDETLTYSSALFRGFPAAQHLLADAQHRKIDRLLDLVEAGPGTRLLEIGTGWGELAIRAAERGARVVTVTLSAEQQALAARRVREAGLDDRVTILLRDYRKITGAYDAVVSVEMIEAVGAEFWPEYFRTLDRLLAPGGRVALQAITMPHDRMLASRSTHTWIQKYIFPGGLLPSTEAIEETVRRSTGLAVTERDGFAPHYAETLRLWRERFTERADEVGALGFDETFRRMWTFYLAYSEAGFRSGYLDVQQLALTKGASA; encoded by the coding sequence GTGAGCGTCCCCGTCATCCCCGTCCACCGTCCGTCCCCGCCCGTGGACGCGCGGCGGTGGCCGGACGTGGCCCGGCCACCGCAGGTGTCCCGGGTCCGTGCGGCGGTTGCCGAACGGATCGTGCGCCGTGCGATCCGGCCCCTGCCGCTGCGCGTGCGCCTCGCGGGGGAGAGCGAACCGGCCGGGCGCGGCGGGCCCCTGATGGAGGTGCGGGACCCCCGGGCCTTCTTCTCCCGCATAGCCGCCGGCGGGACCATCGGCTTCGGGGAGTCGTACATGGCGGGCGAGTGGGACGCCCCCGATCTCGTCGGCGTGCTGACCGCCTTCGCGGAGCACGCCGCCACCCTCGTGCCGCGCCCCCTCCAGCGGCTGCGCCGGGTCTGGGCCCCGGCGCAGCCCGTCGGGCACCGCAACACGGCCGATGCCACCCGGGCCAACATCAGCCACCACTACGACCTGTCCAACGACCTGTTCACCCTGTTCCTCGACGAGACCCTGACCTACTCGTCGGCCCTCTTCCGCGGCTTCCCCGCCGCCCAGCACCTCCTCGCGGACGCCCAGCACCGCAAGATCGACCGCCTCCTGGACCTGGTGGAGGCCGGTCCGGGCACCCGGCTGCTGGAGATCGGCACCGGCTGGGGCGAACTGGCGATCCGTGCCGCGGAGCGCGGCGCCCGGGTCGTCACCGTCACGCTCTCCGCGGAGCAGCAGGCACTGGCCGCCAGGCGGGTGCGCGAAGCCGGTCTCGACGACCGGGTGACCATCCTGCTGCGCGACTACCGCAAGATCACCGGAGCCTACGACGCCGTCGTCAGCGTCGAGATGATCGAGGCCGTCGGGGCGGAGTTCTGGCCCGAGTACTTCAGGACCCTCGACCGGCTGCTCGCCCCCGGCGGACGGGTCGCCCTCCAGGCCATCACCATGCCCCACGACCGGATGCTGGCCTCCCGCTCCACCCACACCTGGATCCAGAAGTACATCTTCCCCGGCGGACTGCTGCCCTCCACCGAGGCGATCGAGGAGACCGTCCGGCGGTCGACCGGGCTCGCCGTCACCGAGCGGGACGGCTTCGCACCGCACTACGCCGAGACCCTCAGGCTCTGGCGGGAGCGGTTCACCGAACGCGCCGACGAGGTCGGCGCCCTCGGCTTCGACGAGACCTTCCGCCGCATGTGGACCTTCTACCTGGCCTACTCGGAGGCCGGCTTCCGCTCCGGCTACCTCGACGTGCAGCAGCTGGCGCTCACGAAGGGAGCGAGCGCGTGA